One Fusobacterium sp. DD2 genomic window, CCCTTTTTTCTTTTCAAAACCTCTATTATTAACCCTTTATTATCATTTTTATCACTCCATCTTCACACTGTTCGGATATAAATTCACTAGTTATTCACATATATCGCAGAAATAAAACTTAGTTATTTTGTCCTTAATAGGACTTGAAATCTGTTTTTTCCCATATTTTTATATAAAATTGTTTCTTTTTTGCTGTTTCAGCCTATAAAAAAGATACTTAATAAATTAAATATAGATTAATATTTTTAAATTTTCACACTTTTTATTTAATTATATTTAATTTTATTAATAATTTCATCTAATTTCAGACACGCTATTGATATATTGAATATTATATACTATAATTTAACAAAATATATGAAAGAATTTTTTCATATTTAAATGATTTTGAATATAATTTTACTTTGAAACTTGCCATTATATTACATTAATTTTTATATTCATGATTATAAATACAAATTTTGTATATATAACATATAGTAATTACTAATTATATAAGACAATTTTTACACAGTTCTCTCTACTTAAAAAATGTTATTGGTTATTTTGTTTTCTATTTCGTTACTGAGGGGGGAAATTATATGAAAACTATCGTTGATGTTGAAAAAAGTATCAAATCATTTTTGAAACGGTCAAAGATGTATTCTTACTCAACCGCTCTGTTAGTAAATTTCCTTATAACAGGGCATATGGCTTATACACAAGAAGAAATAATAATTACTGAAGAAATTGTTGAAACAGTGCCTAGCAGACAGCAGCTGGATTCGGAAATCGATGGACAGAAAGCTAAAATTGATGAACTTCTTCGTGCTAATGAAAACTCAATTAATAAAATTGATATTGAAGTAGCTGAACTGCTGGAACAAGCTGAACAGGTTGTAAAACCTTGGCACAGATCTTGGCAACTTGGTGTAAACTACTTATGGTCTAAAGACAAAAGAGATAGTAAGAAAAGACCAGTAGTTTATAGAAAGAAATTTGCTAATCCATTAGAACGTTTTATTTCTAAGAGTTCTTTAGCAGCTAGACGTGCAAGTGGAACTTTAGGTGTAGCATCTATCACTCCTGTTCCATTGAGAACTTTAGGTGCAACTACTATGGACTTTGACACAATATTTGAAGAACCTAAATCACAGGTAACTCTGACTATTGGTATCACTCCTAAGAGTGCTCCTGATATAAACGTTACTACACCGGAGGTTACTCCACCTACTATTTCAGCTAAATTTGAACCTACATTTATCAAAGCACCTACACCGCCTGAAATAATACCATCTACTGTACCTGTTATTACACCACCTAGACTTACTGGTGGAGGGGCAAACCCTAGTAACAGTCAGTATTCTATCTGGTACGGAAATAACCATGGAATAATATCTCAGATAAGTGTTAAAAAGGGAACTATCACTCTGGAACCAGGAAATAAGGTAACAGCAACAGGTTATGAATATGATGCATCAATTCCTAAACAAAATGGTTATAGCCAAAGTAGTAGTCACAGTGACACTACACCACCTGATGGAGTTGAGGAATCATTTAATCAAAGATTCTTTAACACACTTCTAAATGTTCCATACTCAGAGTTTGGTAAAGATGTTGTTATCAATAATAGAATAGATGATTTTATTCTAATTGACCTTGAAACAGAGGGAAGAGTAAAAGATAAAAGACTTCAGGCTGATGGAACATTCTCATCTAGTTCTGAAACAGGAACATTGGAACTATATAAAAATAATAAATATATTGACGAAGCAAGATATAACGAGCTGAAAAGCTATAAAGATTACTCTGGTATATGTGGTGAAGACGCAAACGAAGCTCTTGTTTTCATAAATAAAGGGCAGGTAAACTTAGAAGGACAAAAATCTACATACTTCTATACTACTTCACATTATGACGGAGAATACAGAACTAACTTTATAGATAATGAAGGAACTATTACTGCTAAAGGTAAAGACTCTATAATTATTAAACACACTCCAGATACATACCAAGCAAAAGCATGGATTTACAGTAACGAGGGTAAAATGTATGCTGACGGAGAAAATTCAATTATTGCTGGTTGGGCTTATAGTAACCTTGAATATGGTAGAGCAGGATTTGTAAATAATGTTATTGCTCAGGTAAGAGGTCCTAAAGCAATAGGAGTCATCTTCTCACAAAACTCTGGAAACTCTACTATGAGAGAGGGACACCTTGTATACCTTAAAAAACCAATTGATCTTTTAGGAGATAAAAGTATGGGATTTGTTTCTATGAATACAGGTGAAGCTGCAAGAAATATAAAAAATCTTGCAAGAGTAACTATTGGTAAGGAAGCTCCTCAACCATTTGGACAGATAACTAAACCTGACTATAAAGATGATAAGGTGGATGAAGCTATTGGTATCCTCCAATCTCATGCAGAGGAAACAAAAGTAACAGCTACAATAGATATTGGAGAATATTCAAATAAAGGAATAGGAATAATTGCAAACCAGGATAAAATTACTATTCTTGAAAAAACGCCAGGTACTGAAGATGTAGTAGAAAGTCTGCTTACAATCTCAGGTGGTACAGATAACAATGGTATTGTAACTGCCGAAGGTGTAACTGGTGGAGGTAGTGAAATAAATCCTACAGTTGATTATAATGGTAAAATAAATGTAACTGGTGGT contains:
- a CDS encoding autotransporter-associated N-terminal domain-containing protein; translated protein: MKTIVDVEKSIKSFLKRSKMYSYSTALLVNFLITGHMAYTQEEIIITEEIVETVPSRQQLDSEIDGQKAKIDELLRANENSINKIDIEVAELLEQAEQVVKPWHRSWQLGVNYLWSKDKRDSKKRPVVYRKKFANPLERFISKSSLAARRASGTLGVASITPVPLRTLGATTMDFDTIFEEPKSQVTLTIGITPKSAPDINVTTPEVTPPTISAKFEPTFIKAPTPPEIIPSTVPVITPPRLTGGGANPSNSQYSIWYGNNHGIISQISVKKGTITLEPGNKVTATGYEYDASIPKQNGYSQSSSHSDTTPPDGVEESFNQRFFNTLLNVPYSEFGKDVVINNRIDDFILIDLETEGRVKDKRLQADGTFSSSSETGTLELYKNNKYIDEARYNELKSYKDYSGICGEDANEALVFINKGQVNLEGQKSTYFYTTSHYDGEYRTNFIDNEGTITAKGKDSIIIKHTPDTYQAKAWIYSNEGKMYADGENSIIAGWAYSNLEYGRAGFVNNVIAQVRGPKAIGVIFSQNSGNSTMREGHLVYLKKPIDLLGDKSMGFVSMNTGEAARNIKNLARVTIGKEAPQPFGQITKPDYKDDKVDEAIGILQSHAEETKVTATIDIGEYSNKGIGIIANQDKITILEKTPGTEDVVESLLTISGGTDNNGIVTAEGVTGGGSEINPTVDYNGKINVTGGTGTKLAIAQPTSTIRLYGDINIGDSNNYIKDITGAYATGVNGVVYYQHPDKIKAYITGNSVIAFADNNGQIYIELNDTPADPTIFVKSETGDGVPFIAQNAGKIQAKHSNVKIENGGNAAYADGANSKITLTNSKIDYSGKGYALYASNGAIIDFSGSELLLRGKSTAMELDVDKDVTAFLTTQQAKDYFKDQVVVLEGNSSEKATALADNSINIKSGVKVSAARLDNNGNGAIGVFINHGIVNNKGEIIIGKNKDGSENSNPNKQGIGIYAVNGSKVDNTGKIEVADNEGLGILAMSYRLDDDGNPVVDEFGTVANQGEIHVNNVGSIKVTGNKAIGIYARNNKDNTITNQEVHNNGDIELTGNGAVGMYGEG